TTATCGCTCTAGTGACAGTATCGGTCTGTATGGCACAACTTACTAACCCCAGAAACATTCCCTACCGCTGGCAAACAGATACCACGAAAAAAAATATTGAATTAGAAGAGCTAAAGGTAGCCGTACCCAAAGGTGCTTTCCCTAAGATTGACTACCCCAGATTTCTAAGCAAGACTGAAGCCGAAAACATGTTTTTGGCGGAAGAGCCGGTAATTGCCGTAGCAATTAAGGGCCATGCCAAAGCCTACCCACTGAGCATACTAACAGTACACGAGATTTCTAATGATACGCTCAACGGAGAAGCCATACTACTTACCTATTGCCCACTTTGTAATTCTGGAATTGTCTACCACAGAGCTGTACAGATAAACGGCAAAAGCTTAGTGTTAGAATTTGAAGTCTCCGGCATGCTCAGAAATAGTGATATGATTATGTACGACCGAAAAACTGAATCATGGTGGCAGCAGCTTACAGGAGAAGCTCTGGTAGGAGAACTAACAGATGCTTCCCTAAATGTCATACCTTCAATGATAATTTCAGTAGAAGCATTTTTTGAGGGCTACCCTAATGGTAAAATACTTTCAAAGATGAATGGCGACTTAAGAGCACAAAAGCAATACGGAAAAAACTATTATGAGCAATACGATAACGAAAATGCTCTCCCATATGCTATGTTTTTTGCGCATGATAAAATAGATCAAAGGCTTAAACCTATGGAGAGAGTAGTAGAAATTAAAGGGCGATATAGCTATAAAATATACCCTTTCAAGCTCTTTGCTCATGAAGGCGTCATTCAAGATAATCATGAGGGCTTAGAAGTACTTATCTTTTACCGTAAGGGAGCACTTTCGGTAGTAGACCATCAAGAGATTGCTCACTCCAAAGACATTGGTATGGCTACTGTGTTTGATGCACGCCTAAATGGAAAAAAGCTAAAATTTGTTAAAAAAGGCGACTTTTTTATAGATGACGGAACGCACTCCAGATGGACCATTGCTGGCAAATGTATTGCGGGCTCCATGAAAGGAGAGCAACTAAATATGATTCCTCATACAAATCATTTTGCTTTTGCGAGTCTGTCTTTTTTTCCTGACGCAAAAATATATACCGGAAAATAGCATAAATGCACAGATACCTACTTTTCTATTTGCTTCGCCACCTCAGCCCGAAGTTTTTGAT
This window of the Porifericola rhodea genome carries:
- a CDS encoding DUF3179 domain-containing protein produces the protein MPVFFYRSLWPLVIALVTVSVCMAQLTNPRNIPYRWQTDTTKKNIELEELKVAVPKGAFPKIDYPRFLSKTEAENMFLAEEPVIAVAIKGHAKAYPLSILTVHEISNDTLNGEAILLTYCPLCNSGIVYHRAVQINGKSLVLEFEVSGMLRNSDMIMYDRKTESWWQQLTGEALVGELTDASLNVIPSMIISVEAFFEGYPNGKILSKMNGDLRAQKQYGKNYYEQYDNENALPYAMFFAHDKIDQRLKPMERVVEIKGRYSYKIYPFKLFAHEGVIQDNHEGLEVLIFYRKGALSVVDHQEIAHSKDIGMATVFDARLNGKKLKFVKKGDFFIDDGTHSRWTIAGKCIAGSMKGEQLNMIPHTNHFAFASLSFFPDAKIYTGK